AGCTCTCCTGGACCCTCCTCGTCCCCCTCTCCCTCGCCCAGATCGCCCTCACCGGCATCGTGAAGGTGGTGATCTCGTGACCACGGCCGAGCCTCTCCCGCCCGCCAGGTCCCGCATCCCCGGCATCGGCCTGGCCAAGGGCCTGGCAGTCACCCTCCGCACGATGACGAAGAAGACCGTCACCGCGCAGTACCCGGACGTCCAGCCCGACCTTCCGCCCCGCTCCCGCGGAGTCATCGGCCTCTTCGAGGAGAACTGCACGGTCTGCATGCTGTGCGCCCGCGAGTGCCCGGACTGGTGCATCTACATCGACTCCCACAAGGAGACGGTCCCGGCCGCCGCCCCCGGTGGCCGCGAGCGCAGCCGCAACGTCCTCGACCGCTTCGCCATCGACTTCTCCCTCTGCATGTACTGCGGTATCTGCATCGAGGTGTGCCCCTTCGACGCCCTCTTCTGGTCACCGGAGTTCGAGTACGCCGAGACCGACATCCACGAACTCACCCACGAACGCGACAAGCTCCGCGAGTGGATGTGGACGGTCCCGGCGCCGCCCGCCCTCGACCCCGCCGCCGAGGAGCCCAAGGAGATCGCCACCGCCCGCAAGACGGCGGAGAAACTGGCAGCCACGCAGGCCACGCAGGCCACGCAGGCCACCCAGGCCACGCCGAACGAGCCCACCGAGCCCGCCGATCGCACCGAGCCCACTGGGCCCGCCGAGCCGCAGGAGGGAACGTCGTGAGACTCGCCGCCGCAAGCCACGGCTTCCTCTCCCCGACCGGCGTCGAGATCGCCTTCCT
The DNA window shown above is from Streptomyces sp. NBC_01451 and carries:
- a CDS encoding 4Fe-4S binding protein, producing the protein MTKKTVTAQYPDVQPDLPPRSRGVIGLFEENCTVCMLCARECPDWCIYIDSHKETVPAAAPGGRERSRNVLDRFAIDFSLCMYCGICIEVCPFDALFWSPEFEYAETDIHELTHERDKLREWMWTVPAPPALDPAAEEPKEIATARKTAEKLAATQATQATQATQATPNEPTEPADRTEPTGPAEPQEGTS